The proteins below come from a single Candidatus Binatia bacterium genomic window:
- a CDS encoding ATP-binding protein — PSPVSFATQNQLLWAVRVRWLVIGGFLFLALVVHAVGLFGSIAPCLRAAVCGVILNGLNHWYVRQRRRVTLVTAVAIPLDHVLITYVVVNTGGVQSPFIMMYVVQVLATAMLVDTRVAALSAVFAMLTWLLGISLLSAGHLQAPPLFATDSGLGPASSTSVYHGMWAAFLLYCLSLLVYLGGYISNRLRTSERDLEDRNRRLHDALASLNTAHKDLTGAYDRLKQAEAHLVQSEKMRSLGQLVAGVAHELSNPISFVSANVEHLRTYVNALAQALDAYGSLPLPADERARCEARRRELQVDRALADLPSLLDDCEEGARRTKRIVNELRTFARSDRHDSWECVDLHRGIDSTLALLTHRLKEHITVHRDYDELPEVECLPGPLNQVFMNLLANAADAIGLKNGNVWIATRLLSADPAVPGGPMVAIAIRDDGVGMPPDLQTKVFDPFFTTKAVGQGTGLGLSVSYGIVERHGGTLALASVPGAGSTFTVTLPVRQPQTPPPTSG; from the coding sequence CCCCTCCCCTGTTTCGTTCGCCACACAGAACCAACTCCTGTGGGCCGTTCGCGTCCGCTGGCTCGTCATCGGCGGTTTCCTCTTCTTGGCGCTGGTTGTGCACGCTGTCGGGCTCTTCGGCTCCATCGCACCGTGCCTGCGAGCCGCCGTTTGCGGCGTCATCCTGAACGGGTTGAACCATTGGTACGTACGCCAGCGGCGGCGCGTCACGCTGGTCACCGCGGTTGCGATTCCGTTGGACCACGTGCTGATCACCTACGTCGTGGTGAACACCGGTGGGGTGCAGAGTCCCTTCATCATGATGTACGTCGTCCAGGTGTTAGCCACGGCCATGCTGGTCGACACCCGGGTGGCGGCGCTGAGCGCGGTGTTCGCCATGCTGACATGGCTCCTGGGCATCAGCCTGCTTTCCGCCGGTCATCTTCAGGCGCCCCCTTTGTTCGCCACCGACAGCGGGCTCGGACCCGCCAGTTCGACATCGGTGTACCACGGCATGTGGGCTGCCTTCCTGCTCTATTGCCTATCTTTGCTGGTCTACCTCGGCGGATACATCTCGAATCGTTTACGCACCAGCGAGCGGGACCTCGAGGACAGGAACCGGCGGTTGCATGACGCTCTGGCGTCACTAAACACCGCGCACAAGGACTTGACAGGCGCCTATGATCGATTGAAACAGGCGGAAGCGCATCTTGTGCAATCGGAAAAGATGCGCAGTCTGGGGCAACTCGTCGCCGGAGTGGCGCACGAGCTGAGCAACCCCATCAGCTTCGTTTCGGCCAACGTCGAGCATCTCCGCACCTACGTCAATGCCCTGGCTCAGGCATTGGACGCCTATGGCAGCCTGCCGCTGCCCGCGGACGAGCGCGCGCGCTGTGAAGCCCGACGACGTGAACTTCAAGTTGACCGCGCCCTCGCCGACCTCCCCAGCCTGCTAGACGACTGTGAAGAAGGCGCCCGGCGGACCAAACGCATCGTCAACGAACTCCGGACCTTCGCGCGCAGTGACCGGCACGACTCCTGGGAATGCGTCGACCTCCATCGCGGCATCGACAGCACGTTGGCGCTCCTCACGCATCGTTTGAAGGAGCACATCACCGTGCATCGGGACTACGACGAGTTGCCGGAAGTCGAGTGCTTGCCGGGACCGCTGAATCAGGTCTTCATGAATCTGCTCGCCAACGCCGCCGATGCCATCGGCCTGAAGAACGGCAACGTGTGGATCGCAACGCGCCTGCTCTCCGCCGACCCGGCGGTACCCGGCGGGCCGATGGTCGCCATTGCCATCCGTGATGACGGCGTCGGCATGCCGCCGGACCTGCAAACCAAGGTGTTCGATCCTTTCTTCACCACCAAAGCGGTGGGACAGGGAACGGGTTTGGGGCTCAGCGTCTCCTACGGCATCGTCGAACGGCACGGCGGCACGCTGGCGCTGGCCTCCGTGCCCGGCGCCGGATCGACCTTCACGGTGACGTTGCCGGTGAGACAGCCTCAGACGCCGCCCCCCACGTCGGGCTGA
- a CDS encoding ABC transporter permease has translation MMRALTNTQVLTGLAIVLLFVTLALLGPSIIRDSPTTQNLSEDLRPPRLEHPFGQDKLGRDVLSRVVYGARVSLLVGVLVVGISASIGLGVGALAGYAGGRADDLIMRLIDVLMAFPGILLAIALSAVLGPSLRNVLLALSVIGWTGYARLVRAEVLAWRNCEFVSAAIALGATPLRVMAWHIFPQLLTPLLVQATFGMAGAMVGEASLSFLGLGVQPPTPSWGAMVNDGRSFLLIAPHIALFPGLAMMLTVLGLHVLGDGLRDALDVRGGELLSPTWGAASEAVSPATSP, from the coding sequence ATGATGCGTGCGCTCACCAACACCCAGGTACTGACCGGGCTGGCGATCGTGCTGCTGTTTGTAACGCTGGCGTTGTTGGGCCCGAGCATAATTCGGGACAGCCCGACCACGCAGAATCTGAGTGAAGATCTGCGGCCGCCGCGCCTCGAGCACCCCTTCGGCCAAGACAAGCTCGGCAGAGATGTGCTGAGTCGGGTCGTGTACGGTGCTCGCGTGTCGTTGCTGGTCGGCGTCCTGGTGGTCGGCATCTCCGCTAGCATCGGACTGGGGGTCGGGGCGCTGGCCGGATACGCCGGCGGGCGTGCGGACGATCTCATCATGCGGTTGATTGACGTGCTCATGGCCTTTCCGGGGATTCTGCTGGCGATTGCGTTGTCGGCGGTCCTCGGTCCGTCGCTGCGCAATGTGCTGCTGGCGCTGTCTGTGATCGGGTGGACCGGGTACGCGCGCCTGGTTCGCGCCGAGGTGCTGGCCTGGCGCAATTGCGAGTTCGTGAGCGCGGCGATTGCATTGGGCGCGACGCCGCTACGGGTCATGGCGTGGCACATCTTTCCGCAATTACTCACCCCGTTGCTGGTGCAGGCGACGTTCGGCATGGCTGGCGCCATGGTCGGGGAGGCGAGCCTCAGTTTTCTCGGCCTCGGAGTGCAGCCGCCGACGCCCTCTTGGGGAGCCATGGTCAATGATGGGCGTTCGTTCCTGCTGATCGCGCCCCACATCGCGCTGTTCCCGGGCCTGGCAATGATGTTAACCGTTTTGGGGTTGCACGTGCTCGGCGACGGGTTACGGGACGCGCTCGACGTGCGTGGCGGTGAACTGCTCAGCCCGACGTGGGGGGCGGCGTCTGAGGCTGTCTCACCGGCAACGTCACCGTGA